One Fibrobacter sp. UWH4 genomic region harbors:
- a CDS encoding TIGR02147 family protein: protein MKEIVEYTDYRKYIRDYYEERKRCSVFSWQKFAQDAGFSSAVFLQYVCEGKKNLSVGSAGSVANAMGLVGFEYEYFVLMVSYAHAKSNEAKKAAFEERCALAHAHKVRVLGDEEFKYFKSWKNSVIRELAPHMPGAKPLEMAHACKPKISAAEISEALDFLVKAKLLKKDRSGNYQQTDKTIKMAPVEAVPLAARDLQRQMGEFAVKAIDLPISERMMSGYTLGLTRRAYERIKKETEDYFRRVVAIATEDDETEQVYRLNVQLFPLSERLEPKNETMNKKGETK from the coding sequence ATGAAGGAAATCGTTGAATATACGGATTACCGTAAGTATATCCGGGACTACTACGAAGAACGTAAGCGCTGTTCTGTGTTTTCGTGGCAGAAGTTTGCCCAGGATGCCGGATTTTCGTCGGCGGTGTTCCTGCAGTACGTCTGCGAAGGGAAAAAGAATTTGAGCGTCGGCTCGGCGGGCTCGGTGGCAAATGCCATGGGGCTTGTCGGTTTTGAATACGAATATTTTGTCTTGATGGTTTCGTACGCGCATGCAAAGAGCAACGAGGCTAAAAAGGCTGCTTTTGAGGAACGCTGCGCTTTGGCCCATGCCCACAAGGTTCGCGTGCTGGGTGACGAAGAATTCAAGTATTTCAAGTCCTGGAAAAATTCCGTAATCCGTGAGTTGGCGCCGCACATGCCCGGCGCAAAGCCGCTAGAAATGGCGCATGCCTGCAAGCCGAAGATTTCGGCGGCAGAAATTTCCGAAGCGCTCGACTTTTTGGTGAAGGCGAAGCTCCTGAAGAAGGACAGGAGTGGAAACTACCAGCAGACAGACAAAACGATTAAAATGGCGCCTGTGGAGGCCGTGCCGCTGGCGGCTCGCGATTTGCAGCGCCAGATGGGGGAATTTGCCGTCAAGGCAATCGACTTGCCGATTTCGGAGCGCATGATGTCAGGTTATACGCTTGGGCTTACGCGCCGTGCGTACGAACGAATCAAAAAAGAGACTGAAGATTATTTCCGCCGTGTGGTGGCGATTGCAACAGAGGACGATGAAACGGAACAGGTCTACCGCCTGAATGTGCAATTGTTCCCGCTGAGTGAACGACTTGAACCTAAAAACGAGACGATGAATAAAAAGGGAGAAACGAAATGA
- a CDS encoding fibrobacter succinogenes major paralogous domain-containing protein yields the protein MKNNLYKMMQGGIVSVVSFAAAFMVACSSSDDKGVAGGISEDAGIIADLNVAGVAQKGPFVKGSAVTVQGIDCKTMERTGERFEGEVDNDKGEFVVDSVTLSSTCAVFEVSGYYLNELTGKKSSEMLTLHALTNLKDRKNVNINVLTELEYERVMGLVTVEKNSFADAKKQAEKEVLASFNIKGNIAKSEDLNILEAGDGNAALLAVSVMVQASASEAKIAERLDEFSAAISQNGSLDSDTKKEIAKWATDAMANGKLDTIRKNIESWSYADSVPAFETYIKAVADGDSVTLSSSSSGTKAGMTSSSMDSIGSSSLQNDKSSSSIKNPRTSYLNPNINYGEMTDPRDGQVYKTVKIGDQIWMAQNLNYADSVKMPSLKGKSWCYGNDPEKCAIGGRLYTWAAAIDSVKLATDKDDPVDCGDGKLCGLIGPLQGVCPDGWLLPSEKEWSKMRSVVAEGVSQEKSGVLFKTKTGWSGNGNGTDVAGFSAIPAGYRNGSFVSWGSVAYFWSSAEDNGYLADWDYNPAIAHNRSVNTTDYWSMGGVRKSMGQSVRCVKGEVTPVFLEREESPKDTYLNPKIKYDSIVDPRDGKVYKTVKIGDHVWMAQNLSYKTTGRYCYKDSVKYCNIYGGLYTWSAAVGNSESECKSKESCKIQGICPDGWHMPDTTEWNKLYLSEGDSGYVLQAKGFKNWAFATDDYGFSALPAGNWFNDGYYNFGYTADFWMTTRKNGGEPYYWDLDYDAERTGFKTLISSQMRLSIRCLKDYDAVAPSSSSSESSSSVEVLPACKTDAEDNCEYGTLTDARDGQTYKTVKIGEQWWMAENLNYNFSVDGLDIRSYCYNDSAKYCEKYGALYTWAVAMDSAGLWSDDAKGCGYEAECSPKHPVQGICPAGWHMPDTTDWGVLRDILGENAGIMLKSQTAWYDDPQPGTDAVGFTALPGGLWYGILSEYEHESEAAYFWSTSSYKNIGVYYKSVGIDLHYLKTGLDYMNGRLSVRCLKN from the coding sequence ATGAAAAATAACTTGTATAAAATGATGCAGGGCGGTATTGTTTCCGTTGTGTCATTTGCGGCTGCCTTTATGGTGGCATGTTCCAGCTCAGACGACAAGGGCGTTGCCGGCGGTATTTCGGAAGACGCGGGAATCATCGCGGACTTGAACGTGGCTGGCGTGGCGCAGAAGGGACCGTTCGTGAAGGGCTCTGCCGTGACGGTACAGGGCATTGACTGTAAGACGATGGAGCGGACGGGTGAAAGATTCGAAGGCGAAGTCGATAATGATAAAGGTGAATTTGTTGTTGATAGTGTTACTTTGTCGTCTACATGTGCCGTGTTCGAAGTCTCGGGATATTATCTCAATGAACTTACCGGGAAAAAGTCCTCGGAAATGCTGACGCTCCATGCACTGACGAATCTCAAGGACCGCAAAAACGTGAACATCAATGTGCTCACGGAATTGGAATACGAGCGAGTCATGGGCTTAGTGACTGTCGAGAAGAATTCTTTTGCCGATGCTAAAAAGCAAGCTGAAAAAGAAGTTCTCGCTTCGTTTAACATCAAGGGCAATATTGCGAAATCCGAAGACTTGAATATTCTTGAAGCGGGTGATGGCAATGCCGCACTTTTGGCCGTGAGCGTCATGGTGCAGGCTAGTGCAAGTGAAGCAAAAATCGCGGAACGCTTGGATGAGTTTTCAGCCGCAATTTCGCAGAACGGATCGTTGGATAGCGATACTAAAAAAGAAATTGCAAAGTGGGCTACAGATGCTATGGCTAACGGCAAGCTTGATACAATCCGCAAGAATATCGAAAGCTGGAGCTATGCCGATTCTGTGCCTGCGTTTGAAACATACATAAAAGCCGTTGCTGATGGCGACAGCGTTACGTTGAGCAGCAGTTCGTCCGGCACTAAGGCTGGAATGACAAGTAGCAGTATGGATTCTATCGGCTCTTCGAGCCTCCAGAATGACAAATCGTCATCCTCGATTAAGAATCCAAGAACATCCTACTTGAATCCGAATATTAATTACGGCGAAATGACGGACCCGCGCGATGGCCAAGTTTACAAGACAGTAAAAATCGGCGACCAAATTTGGATGGCGCAAAACCTCAACTATGCGGATAGTGTCAAGATGCCGAGCCTGAAGGGAAAAAGCTGGTGCTATGGTAATGATCCTGAAAAATGTGCAATAGGCGGGCGTCTTTATACTTGGGCCGCTGCGATTGATTCTGTGAAACTTGCTACGGATAAGGACGATCCTGTAGATTGCGGTGATGGCAAGTTGTGTGGTCTTATTGGACCCTTGCAAGGTGTTTGCCCGGATGGATGGCTTCTCCCGTCGGAAAAAGAATGGTCCAAAATGAGGTCGGTCGTTGCGGAAGGAGTATCGCAAGAAAAATCAGGTGTTTTATTTAAGACGAAAACGGGCTGGTCAGGAAATGGTAATGGAACGGATGTTGCGGGTTTTTCTGCAATACCGGCAGGATATAGAAATGGATCTTTTGTTAGTTGGGGCTCGGTTGCGTATTTTTGGTCTTCTGCGGAAGATAATGGATATTTAGCTGATTGGGATTATAATCCTGCCATTGCTCACAATAGATCAGTAAATACCACGGATTATTGGAGTATGGGTGGCGTTCGTAAGTCTATGGGGCAATCGGTACGTTGTGTCAAGGGTGAGGTGACCCCGGTATTTTTAGAAAGGGAAGAATCTCCTAAGGATACCTACTTGAATCCCAAAATAAAATATGATTCGATTGTTGATCCTCGTGATGGAAAGGTTTACAAGACCGTGAAAATTGGCGACCATGTGTGGATGGCACAAAACCTGAGCTATAAAACGACAGGGCGTTATTGTTACAAGGATAGCGTAAAATATTGCAATATCTACGGAGGACTTTATACGTGGTCTGCGGCCGTAGGAAATTCCGAGAGTGAATGTAAATCCAAGGAGTCCTGTAAAATACAGGGAATTTGCCCGGATGGCTGGCACATGCCTGACACAACCGAATGGAATAAACTCTATTTATCAGAAGGTGATTCTGGATATGTCTTGCAGGCTAAGGGCTTTAAGAATTGGGCGTTTGCGACAGATGATTATGGATTTTCGGCGCTCCCGGCTGGAAACTGGTTTAATGACGGCTACTATAATTTCGGTTATACTGCTGATTTTTGGATGACAACTAGGAAAAATGGTGGAGAACCTTATTATTGGGATTTGGATTATGATGCTGAAAGAACTGGATTTAAAACGCTGATCAGTTCTCAAATGAGACTTTCTATCCGTTGCCTCAAGGACTATGATGCGGTTGCGCCTAGTTCCAGCAGTTCTGAGTCTTCTAGTTCAGTTGAGGTATTGCCGGCTTGCAAGACGGATGCCGAAGATAACTGCGAATACGGAACTTTAACGGACGCTCGCGACGGTCAGACGTACAAGACTGTGAAAATTGGCGAGCAGTGGTGGATGGCAGAAAATTTGAATTACAACTTTTCTGTGGATGGTTTAGACATACGTAGCTACTGTTACAATGATTCCGCAAAGTATTGCGAAAAGTATGGCGCCCTTTATACCTGGGCGGTGGCGATGGATAGTGCGGGCTTGTGGAGCGATGATGCTAAGGGTTGTGGCTATGAGGCGGAATGTTCTCCGAAACACCCGGTGCAGGGAATTTGCCCTGCCGGATGGCACATGCCCGATACGACGGATTGGGGTGTTTTGAGGGATATTCTTGGAGAAAACGCAGGTATTATGCTTAAATCGCAGACGGCTTGGTATGATGATCCTCAACCAGGAACCGATGCTGTGGGATTTACGGCATTGCCTGGAGGTTTGTGGTACGGTATTCTCTCTGAATATGAACATGAATCGGAGGCCGCCTACTTCTGGAGTACCTCTTCATACAAGAACATTGGTGTTTATTATAAGAGTGTGGGCATTGATTTGCACTATTTGAAGACAGGCCTCGATTATATGAACGGGAGATTGTCTGTCCGATGCCTTAAGAACTAG
- a CDS encoding ComEC/Rec2 family competence protein, protein MVIRKNTNLWIPVWILLCFLLWGGAAVVAGVVLGGCAYGSGGEDEPDPVRVSVLDVGQGLAVLLEREGRHALYDSGPDSVGVVDSLLARGVDSLSWVLLSHGHRDHVGGFMEMGEVLSAGRLHVGRLLVGPDTASGLVPDSVLRLARRFGIPVDTLFRGDTVWLADGLKLDVLWPPEYGRFGENGASVVMKVALEDDSEKPSLLLTGDLDSAGERRLLELSPSLSADLLQVPHHGSAGSSTLRFLSRVSPRYAVIGVGRNNRYGHPTAEVFQKLRYVTGDSAAVFRTDLHGTVSFGMWPGIGVVMP, encoded by the coding sequence ATGGTGATACGCAAAAATACGAACTTGTGGATTCCAGTCTGGATTCTGCTGTGTTTCTTGCTGTGGGGCGGTGCCGCAGTGGTCGCGGGGGTTGTCCTGGGTGGCTGCGCCTACGGTTCCGGCGGCGAGGATGAGCCGGATCCTGTCCGTGTGTCGGTCCTCGATGTGGGGCAGGGGCTTGCCGTACTGCTAGAAAGGGAGGGCCGCCATGCGCTTTACGATTCGGGCCCCGATTCGGTGGGGGTGGTGGATTCGCTTTTGGCCCGTGGTGTCGATTCGCTTTCGTGGGTGCTCCTGAGTCATGGGCATCGCGACCATGTGGGCGGTTTTATGGAAATGGGGGAGGTGCTTTCGGCGGGGCGTCTGCATGTCGGGCGCTTGCTGGTGGGGCCGGATACGGCGTCGGGGCTTGTGCCCGACAGTGTCCTCCGTCTTGCCCGGCGGTTCGGGATACCGGTCGATACGCTTTTCCGAGGCGATACGGTGTGGCTTGCCGACGGCTTGAAACTGGATGTCCTGTGGCCTCCCGAATATGGGCGGTTCGGCGAAAACGGGGCGAGTGTCGTGATGAAGGTGGCTCTCGAAGACGACTCCGAAAAACCATCGCTGCTGTTGACGGGCGACCTGGATTCGGCGGGGGAGCGTCGACTTCTGGAGCTTTCGCCTAGCTTGTCTGCGGACTTGTTGCAGGTGCCGCACCATGGCTCGGCGGGAAGCAGCACGCTCAGGTTCCTTTCGCGGGTGTCGCCGCGGTATGCGGTGATCGGTGTCGGCCGGAATAACCGCTACGGTCACCCGACCGCAGAAGTCTTCCAGAAACTCCGCTATGTGACAGGGGATTCCGCTGCGGTTTTCCGCACGGACTTGCACGGGACTGTCTCTTTTGGAATGTGGCCCGGAATCGGGGTGGTGATGCCCTGA
- a CDS encoding fibrobacter succinogenes major paralogous domain-containing protein → MRREKNRNLGMRLVSICALASMAFLAACSSSDDKSVAGGASGDAGVVAVKDLDVAGVSQKGPFVKGSAVTVQGIDCKTMNFTDEVFEGEVKNNMGEFVVEKVNLSTTCAVVAVTGEYRSEMTGKKVSDKLTLRALTNLKDRTHVNVNLLTNLEYERVMYYVAEKGKTFDEAKDLAETEVLAAFGMAGDTTEFEALDIFGTSDADATLLAISVLMQGDADVKTLTERMDKFNESFAESGKWNDDDTKKAIIDWIANAVAKAVMDSIRKNMENWGFANEVPDFETAVDAFATNVSKEKNSDSVKTDGWSWDVPKEARFNPNIKYDSIIDPRDKQVYKVVKIEVKDKNYSQVWMAENLNYADSVKTPSLKGQNWCYNNDEKNCKVSGRYYTWAAAIDSVALANDLKNPLNCGYGKTCGINRGVQGICPDGWHLPTLHEWGLLSVALGNAGVAGDSLKALTGWDYAGTADNNGVDAYGFAALPTGRMVSTSSWSNVGSNVYYWSSEEDGTYEARYSNINNIYTKFYLFQGSKKYGQSVRCIKGDPSTAAIKSSSSSSVDDAKSSSNSVESSSSEASSSSQSSSSETSVSSSSVESSSSSDGFDWSLPKEAYLNPDIEYDSIVDSRDGKVYKTVKIGDQTWMAENLNFDPGQGGSGDAKYDWSWCRNCEVIGYLYTWAAAIDSVKLANDAENPQDCGYGKGCGLTGKLQGICPAGWHLPSKAEWQVLFDAVGGRSTAGEVLKSQTGWYGNGNGTDAFGFSALPAGDKSNNGYFYHAGDIAYFWSATGNSDHFAYLMYLGYGYKYADLYDDNKNYGYSVRCVKD, encoded by the coding sequence ATGAGGAGAGAGAAGAATCGCAATTTAGGGATGCGCCTGGTGTCGATTTGTGCGCTTGCGTCTATGGCATTCTTGGCTGCATGTTCCAGTTCCGACGACAAGAGTGTTGCAGGCGGCGCTTCGGGAGATGCGGGCGTTGTTGCCGTCAAGGATTTGGACGTGGCAGGTGTTTCGCAGAAGGGCCCGTTCGTGAAGGGCTCTGCGGTGACGGTGCAGGGAATCGACTGCAAGACCATGAATTTCACGGACGAAGTTTTTGAGGGCGAAGTCAAAAACAACATGGGCGAATTTGTTGTAGAAAAAGTGAACTTGTCTACAACCTGTGCTGTTGTTGCAGTGACTGGCGAATATCGCAGCGAAATGACCGGGAAGAAGGTTTCGGATAAATTGACGCTCCGTGCGTTGACGAATCTCAAGGACCGTACGCATGTGAATGTCAACTTGCTTACGAACTTGGAATACGAGCGCGTGATGTACTATGTGGCTGAAAAGGGCAAGACTTTCGACGAGGCGAAGGACTTGGCTGAAACCGAGGTGCTTGCGGCGTTCGGTATGGCGGGCGATACGACCGAGTTTGAAGCTTTGGATATTTTTGGAACGAGCGATGCCGATGCGACTCTCCTTGCCATAAGCGTGCTGATGCAAGGCGATGCCGATGTGAAAACGCTTACGGAACGTATGGATAAATTCAATGAATCCTTTGCAGAAAGCGGCAAGTGGAACGATGATGATACGAAAAAAGCAATTATCGACTGGATTGCAAATGCCGTGGCGAAGGCTGTGATGGATTCCATTCGCAAGAATATGGAAAATTGGGGATTCGCAAACGAAGTTCCCGATTTTGAGACGGCGGTTGATGCGTTTGCCACTAACGTTTCAAAGGAAAAAAATAGCGACAGCGTCAAGACAGATGGGTGGAGCTGGGATGTGCCGAAGGAAGCTCGCTTTAATCCGAATATCAAGTACGACTCGATAATCGACCCGCGCGACAAGCAAGTGTACAAAGTTGTAAAAATCGAAGTGAAGGATAAGAATTATTCACAAGTGTGGATGGCCGAAAACCTGAACTATGCCGATAGCGTCAAGACGCCGAGCTTGAAAGGCCAAAACTGGTGCTACAATAATGATGAGAAAAATTGTAAGGTAAGCGGTCGCTATTACACTTGGGCGGCGGCGATAGACTCTGTGGCTTTGGCAAACGATTTAAAGAATCCGCTGAATTGCGGTTATGGCAAGACATGTGGAATTAATCGCGGAGTGCAGGGAATTTGCCCTGACGGCTGGCATTTGCCGACGCTCCATGAATGGGGATTGTTGAGCGTAGCTCTGGGGAACGCTGGCGTGGCCGGAGATAGCCTCAAGGCGCTGACTGGCTGGGATTACGCCGGAACGGCTGACAATAACGGCGTAGATGCCTATGGATTTGCGGCGCTTCCGACCGGAAGGATGGTTTCTACATCTAGCTGGAGCAATGTTGGTTCTAATGTTTATTATTGGAGTTCCGAAGAGGATGGTACGTATGAAGCGCGATATTCGAATATAAACAACATTTATACTAAATTTTATTTGTTCCAAGGTTCAAAAAAATATGGACAGAGTGTACGTTGCATCAAGGGTGATCCTTCGACTGCAGCGATTAAATCTTCTTCAAGTTCTAGTGTTGACGACGCAAAGTCTAGCAGCAACTCTGTGGAGTCTTCAAGTTCTGAAGCATCTTCCTCGTCACAGTCGAGTAGCAGCGAGACAAGTGTGTCCAGCAGTTCTGTAGAGTCTTCTAGTTCTTCGGATGGTTTTGATTGGAGCTTGCCGAAAGAAGCTTACTTGAATCCAGACATTGAATACGATTCCATCGTCGATTCTCGTGATGGCAAGGTTTATAAAACAGTGAAGATTGGCGACCAGACTTGGATGGCCGAGAACTTAAACTTTGACCCTGGTCAGGGTGGTTCTGGCGATGCAAAATACGATTGGTCTTGGTGCAGGAACTGCGAAGTGATTGGCTACCTGTACACTTGGGCGGCGGCTATAGACTCGGTGAAGTTGGCGAACGATGCCGAAAACCCGCAGGATTGCGGCTATGGCAAGGGATGTGGTCTTACCGGCAAACTTCAGGGGATTTGCCCCGCTGGCTGGCACCTGCCTAGCAAAGCGGAATGGCAGGTTTTGTTCGATGCTGTGGGCGGTCGATCGACTGCGGGCGAGGTTCTTAAGTCGCAGACCGGTTGGTATGGTAATGGCAACGGTACGGACGCTTTCGGGTTCTCCGCGTTGCCCGCCGGCGACAAGAGCAACAATGGTTACTTCTACCACGCAGGCGACATCGCTTACTTCTGGAGTGCTACTGGGAACAGTGACCACTTCGCCTACCTTATGTACTTGGGCTACGGCTACAAGTATGCGGACCTGTACGACGACAACAAAAACTACGGATATTCCGTCCGCTGCGTGAAGGACTAG
- a CDS encoding acyl-[acyl-carrier-protein] thioesterase, with translation MSEITDHKFTVRFSDCDEHGRLKLSRLFQFMEEAAIADAEANGFGLWKMIKAGYTSAITRMKVRIDHTPLMGETLGVTTWIKEIYKDKVVLKDYAVVDSQGRALAEGTSSWILVNLKTGFAENPSRSPYPFPVQLEKSALPEMLQVLPMGEDPQLVYTERARNSDLDINHHVNHCRYVDWIIDCLSKQELKERGIRSIQLNFVQQVPLGANINIIRFKDTNHHAIFFGMNADMEKSPTTNRCHFQVRVGFRE, from the coding sequence ATGAGCGAAATCACAGACCACAAATTCACGGTCCGTTTTTCGGATTGCGACGAGCACGGCAGACTGAAGCTTTCACGCCTTTTCCAGTTCATGGAAGAGGCGGCCATCGCCGACGCCGAAGCGAACGGTTTCGGGCTGTGGAAAATGATCAAGGCCGGCTACACCTCCGCCATCACGCGCATGAAGGTGAGAATCGACCATACCCCGCTCATGGGGGAAACGCTCGGGGTTACCACCTGGATCAAGGAAATCTACAAGGACAAGGTGGTGCTCAAGGACTATGCCGTCGTCGATAGCCAGGGCCGCGCCCTCGCCGAAGGGACTTCTTCGTGGATCCTGGTGAACCTGAAAACGGGATTTGCCGAGAACCCGTCCAGAAGTCCCTACCCCTTCCCGGTGCAGCTTGAAAAAAGCGCGCTACCCGAAATGCTCCAAGTGCTGCCCATGGGCGAAGACCCACAGTTAGTTTATACTGAAAGAGCCCGTAACAGCGACCTCGACATCAACCACCACGTGAACCATTGCCGCTACGTGGACTGGATTATCGACTGCCTTTCGAAACAGGAACTCAAAGAACGCGGGATACGTTCCATCCAGCTGAATTTTGTCCAGCAGGTTCCGCTCGGTGCCAACATCAACATCATCCGGTTCAAGGACACAAACCACCACGCCATATTCTTCGGAATGAACGCCGACATGGAAAAGAGTCCGACGACAAACCGTTGCCATTTCCAGGTCCGCGTAGGCTTCAGGGAATAA
- a CDS encoding FISUMP domain-containing protein, with protein sequence MTALLGACSDMETSGTSEEAEGVVAISDKKIAGVSQKGPFVKGSDVTLKETSKNGDFEPTGREFTTKTISGKGDFKFDGIDLESQYVLLSVEGRYEREYTGEVSSCPMRLDAVSNLEKRETVNINLLTHFEYKRVLNLVKEGKTFAEAKKQAAKEVLGAFGVKIDVSSAEDLNIYNSSDGDRTLYNISRIIDEQPEWNYWHDWYNADDDIDCSKLQAYVDGFADDFADDGVLADSIMQDLAGEGYSSAKEWSNMMDVDEDDVKRKDGANPGELSIRFLKSEYDFGILVFLNYMDLELCTADLWGEYRKLDRAMVLDGERIESGYFLCNGYYWDLTTKEHIDSLKIPVEHESGTMTDPRDGRKYQTVSFNYEGKKYEWMAEDLKYDSKGLYTWTDAMQIDDKYMTDVVEDSVVDEVHQGICPDGWHVSSTEEWDILVDYVGDVKNLLNENWRTSDLDAAFGKDLIGVFYNRFDFNLMPMDTVYLEVYYHSYRQGSYHIEELDEFMKEHYQWELEYAKNDEEREEIEKYLSPRAVGDYYVQVSPYDYRVEEEPLKEGKVRCVKN encoded by the coding sequence TTGACGGCGTTACTCGGCGCCTGCTCCGATATGGAGACCTCTGGCACGAGCGAAGAGGCGGAAGGCGTTGTCGCCATTTCGGATAAGAAAATTGCGGGCGTTTCGCAGAAGGGCCCGTTTGTAAAGGGCTCCGACGTGACGCTCAAGGAAACCTCGAAAAATGGAGATTTCGAACCCACCGGTAGAGAGTTTACTACCAAGACTATCAGCGGCAAGGGCGATTTCAAGTTTGACGGTATCGATTTGGAAAGCCAGTATGTGCTTCTTTCTGTAGAAGGTCGCTACGAGCGAGAATACACGGGTGAAGTTTCTAGCTGCCCGATGCGTCTCGATGCGGTTTCTAACTTGGAAAAGCGTGAAACGGTGAATATCAACCTCTTGACTCATTTTGAATACAAGCGCGTGCTGAATCTGGTCAAGGAGGGCAAGACCTTTGCCGAGGCCAAAAAGCAGGCCGCAAAGGAAGTTCTTGGCGCGTTCGGTGTCAAGATCGATGTTTCTTCTGCAGAAGATTTGAACATCTACAATTCTTCGGATGGCGACAGAACGCTGTACAATATCAGCCGAATTATAGATGAACAGCCTGAATGGAATTATTGGCACGATTGGTATAATGCTGATGACGATATCGATTGCTCCAAATTGCAAGCTTACGTTGATGGATTTGCCGATGACTTTGCCGATGATGGTGTTCTCGCGGATTCGATTATGCAGGATCTCGCCGGAGAGGGTTATAGCTCTGCCAAGGAATGGAGCAACATGATGGATGTCGATGAGGACGATGTCAAGCGAAAGGACGGGGCAAACCCGGGTGAATTAAGCATCCGTTTCTTGAAGAGTGAATACGATTTCGGCATTCTAGTCTTCTTGAATTATATGGATTTGGAACTCTGTACCGCCGACCTTTGGGGCGAATACAGAAAACTCGATAGGGCCATGGTGCTTGACGGCGAACGGATTGAATCGGGCTACTTCCTTTGCAACGGGTATTATTGGGACTTGACGACAAAAGAACATATCGATTCTCTCAAGATACCGGTTGAACATGAATCGGGAACTATGACCGACCCGCGCGATGGGCGTAAGTACCAGACGGTCAGCTTTAATTACGAAGGGAAAAAGTATGAATGGATGGCGGAAGATCTCAAGTATGATTCCAAAGGACTCTATACCTGGACGGATGCTATGCAAATCGATGACAAGTATATGACGGACGTGGTTGAAGATAGCGTGGTTGACGAAGTTCACCAGGGAATCTGCCCCGATGGCTGGCATGTCTCGAGTACCGAGGAATGGGATATCTTGGTGGATTATGTCGGTGACGTTAAAAACCTGCTTAACGAAAACTGGAGGACTTCCGATTTGGACGCGGCCTTTGGAAAAGATTTGATTGGCGTGTTCTACAACAGGTTTGATTTTAACCTTATGCCGATGGATACGGTTTACTTGGAAGTCTATTACCATTCTTACAGGCAGGGCTCTTACCATATAGAGGAACTTGATGAGTTCATGAAAGAGCACTATCAATGGGAACTTGAATATGCTAAGAATGATGAGGAACGCGAAGAAATTGAAAAGTACCTTTCTCCAAGAGCTGTCGGTGACTATTACGTGCAAGTCTCTCCCTACGATTATCGTGTTGAAGAAGAACCTTTGAAAGAAGGCAAGGTGCGTTGCGTCAAGAACTAA
- a CDS encoding DUF4423 domain-containing protein: MPVDAVPVAARNLQRQMGELGVKALSLPLAERDMSGITMGLTRRSYERIKKELAACRRRIVAIASEDDETEQVYRLNLQLFPVSERLNDKKGFKGEEKDEK, from the coding sequence GTGCCCGTAGATGCCGTGCCCGTGGCTGCCCGCAATCTGCAACGCCAAATGGGCGAGCTTGGGGTAAAGGCGCTGAGCCTGCCTCTTGCGGAACGCGATATGTCGGGGATTACCATGGGACTTACGCGGCGTTCCTACGAACGTATTAAGAAGGAATTGGCCGCTTGCCGCCGCCGCATTGTGGCGATCGCATCCGAAGATGACGAAACAGAACAGGTGTATCGCCTGAACTTGCAGCTGTTCCCGGTGAGTGAACGGTTGAATGATAAAAAGGGTTTTAAAGGAGAAGAAAAAGATGAAAAATAA